A segment of the Salinibacter sp. 10B genome:
GCGCGTTGGCTTGTTTGGATCGTTTCAACGAGACGAGCCCAGTGCTGAGAGTGATGTCGATCTCCTAGTCGAGTTTGTACAGGGAGAAAAGTCGTTCGACAACTTTATGGCCGTCTCTTTTCTTCTGGAAGAAGAGTTTGAACGTCCAGTCGAGTTGGTGACGCCCGAGGCACTCAGTCCTCACATCGGTCCACACATCCTGCAGAACGTCGAATATGTCGAGGTCGGAGACTGAGTATCTTCGTCACATCGAGGACGAAGCACATTATTTAGCGGAAACCAGTCGCGAGGTCAGCTGGGCCGAGTTCGCCGACGACGAGACCCTAAAGCGAGCATTTGTGCGGAGCATTGAGGTGATCGGAGAGGCTACAAAGAACCTCCCAAC
Coding sequences within it:
- a CDS encoding nucleotidyltransferase domain-containing protein, which gives rise to RVGLFGSFQRDEPSAESDVDLLVEFVQGEKSFDNFMAVSFLLEEEFERPVELVTPEALSPHIGPHILQNVEYVEVGD